One window from the genome of Pseudoalteromonas sp. '520P1 No. 423' encodes:
- a CDS encoding glycosyltransferase family 4 protein, whose protein sequence is MKKLIVVATKVDGGKGGISSALNGYLNGFKEENIEYQLVESHNSKGIIVAWFSAFWKILLLSIKHRNGDAVFWFHCGPWLSAIRKFSLAIIPRLFGCKTLGHIHSPAFNDYLTKSKVSQCLTKLSISPYTHLIMLTPWWKSLICENGISKKAVVSPNPNSDEYCDIAKKYFKSNKSLVKVQESFTVLSMARLVEGKGVELVIKAISELPNNYKLKIAGEGPLKESLVQLAQSSGVSDRVEFLGWIDGEKKKALLSEADLFCLPSTYDSFGMVFIEAMAFDLPVIAYGWGPISDVVTPDVGICCSKPCAEQVKTAIVDICTDLSVYSGKGPQRVLENYTSKTACHNIIALLK, encoded by the coding sequence GTGAAAAAACTGATTGTTGTAGCAACTAAAGTAGATGGTGGTAAAGGTGGTATATCATCAGCTTTAAATGGATACTTAAACGGATTTAAAGAGGAAAATATAGAATATCAGCTGGTTGAATCTCATAATAGTAAAGGGATTATTGTTGCTTGGTTTTCAGCTTTTTGGAAAATATTATTATTATCGATAAAACATAGAAATGGTGATGCTGTTTTTTGGTTTCATTGCGGACCATGGCTATCAGCAATACGTAAATTTAGTTTAGCTATTATTCCGCGACTTTTCGGTTGTAAAACATTAGGGCATATTCATTCTCCTGCATTTAATGATTACTTAACTAAAAGTAAAGTTTCTCAATGTTTAACTAAGTTATCAATTAGTCCTTATACTCACTTAATTATGCTAACACCTTGGTGGAAATCATTAATATGTGAAAATGGCATATCAAAAAAAGCTGTTGTATCTCCAAACCCAAATAGTGATGAGTATTGCGATATAGCTAAAAAATATTTTAAAAGTAATAAATCACTCGTAAAAGTTCAAGAGTCGTTTACTGTATTATCTATGGCTAGGTTGGTTGAGGGGAAAGGTGTTGAGCTTGTTATTAAGGCTATCAGCGAGTTGCCTAATAATTATAAGCTTAAAATTGCTGGTGAAGGACCGCTTAAAGAGTCGCTAGTTCAATTGGCTCAGAGCAGCGGTGTATCAGATAGAGTCGAGTTTCTTGGCTGGATTGACGGGGAGAAAAAGAAGGCGTTATTATCTGAAGCAGACTTATTTTGTTTACCGTCAACATATGACTCTTTTGGTATGGTTTTTATTGAAGCTATGGCTTTTGATTTACCTGTTATAGCTTATGGCTGGGGGCCAATATCCGACGTAGTTACGCCAGATGTGGGGATATGTTGCTCTAAACCTTGTGCTGAGCAAGTTAAAACCGCCATTGTAGATATTTGTACTGATTTATCTGTTTATTCAGGTAAAGGCCCTCAAAGAGTGCTAGAAAATTATACATCAAAAACTGCCTGCCACAATATTATTGCGTTATTGAAGTAA